One Rhizobiales bacterium GAS188 DNA window includes the following coding sequences:
- a CDS encoding aklavinone 12-hydroxylase, producing the protein MSDRTPSVLIIGAGLAGLTAAATLAWRGLRPLLVERHASTSQHPRARSVNFRSMELLRLMGLEDELVAAGGNSMQDFKIVIAESVTGREIKTILPRGAWDTAPFSPARASGAGQDRIEPILRRYAEEHGAQIRVSTELVSLSEDEDGVEALIRDRLSGAEERIRADYVVAADGNRSLVRNLLGIGLNGQGTLSHNMAVVFSADDLPLSQQGMVLYYLQNPGFTGVYISPDLDGRALVSVEYDPARESREDFTKARCVVLIRAALGADQVEPRIIEVIAWEMASQVANRFGTRRVFLAGDAAHTMPPTGGLGGQTAIQDGFDIAWKLAMVLKGEAGSDLLATYAQERQPVGERTVALQTATYAARMRPDRKDLGGENAEADYFGVAFGYRYRSAAILQDGPDDGASSENPMQPSGRPGTRAAHLVLETDGKLVSTLDLIQSGFALLVGPQAQGFEKAGRELAMELPVSVYRIGTDLIECEASFTANFGVGPQGAVLLRPDGFIAWRSVGAVEDATDVLTQALARVLCRPIDRQLLNGVGFDRVGLDRPHLGELQRGAA; encoded by the coding sequence ATGTCTGATCGCACCCCCTCCGTTCTCATCATCGGCGCCGGTCTCGCCGGCCTCACCGCTGCGGCGACGCTCGCCTGGCGCGGCCTGCGGCCCCTGCTGGTCGAGCGCCACGCCTCGACCTCGCAGCATCCGCGGGCCCGCAGCGTCAATTTCCGTTCCATGGAGCTGTTGCGTCTGATGGGGCTCGAGGACGAGCTCGTGGCCGCCGGCGGCAACAGCATGCAGGATTTCAAGATCGTCATCGCCGAGAGCGTCACCGGTCGCGAGATCAAGACCATCCTGCCGCGCGGCGCTTGGGACACCGCGCCCTTCAGCCCGGCCCGGGCGAGCGGGGCCGGGCAGGACCGCATCGAGCCCATCCTGCGCCGTTATGCGGAGGAGCATGGCGCGCAGATCCGCGTCTCGACCGAGCTCGTCTCGCTCAGCGAGGACGAGGACGGCGTCGAGGCGCTGATCCGCGACCGTCTGAGCGGCGCCGAGGAGCGCATCCGCGCCGATTACGTCGTGGCGGCGGACGGCAATCGCAGCCTGGTGCGCAATCTTCTCGGCATCGGCCTCAATGGCCAAGGCACGCTCTCGCACAATATGGCGGTCGTCTTCAGCGCCGATGACCTGCCGCTGAGCCAGCAGGGCATGGTGCTCTATTACCTGCAGAATCCGGGCTTCACCGGCGTCTATATCAGCCCGGACCTCGATGGGCGCGCCCTGGTCTCGGTCGAATACGACCCGGCGCGCGAAAGCCGCGAGGATTTCACAAAAGCACGCTGCGTCGTGCTGATCCGCGCGGCGCTCGGCGCCGATCAGGTCGAGCCGCGCATCATCGAGGTGATCGCCTGGGAGATGGCGTCGCAAGTCGCGAACCGCTTCGGCACGCGACGCGTCTTCCTTGCGGGCGATGCGGCCCACACCATGCCGCCGACCGGCGGCCTCGGCGGCCAGACCGCGATCCAGGACGGCTTCGACATCGCCTGGAAGCTCGCCATGGTGCTGAAGGGCGAGGCGGGTTCCGACCTGCTCGCGACCTATGCGCAGGAGCGCCAGCCGGTGGGCGAGCGGACGGTCGCGCTCCAGACCGCGACTTACGCCGCCCGCATGCGCCCCGACCGCAAGGATCTCGGCGGGGAGAATGCCGAGGCGGACTATTTCGGTGTCGCCTTCGGCTATCGCTATCGCTCCGCGGCGATCCTGCAGGACGGCCCCGATGACGGCGCATCATCCGAGAATCCGATGCAGCCGAGCGGCAGGCCGGGCACGCGCGCGGCGCATCTCGTCCTCGAGACGGACGGCAAGCTCGTCTCGACGCTCGACCTGATCCAATCGGGTTTCGCGCTCCTGGTCGGGCCGCAAGCTCAGGGCTTCGAAAAGGCCGGGCGCGAGCTCGCCATGGAGCTGCCGGTGAGCGTCTATCGCATCGGCACCGATCTGATCGAGTGCGAGGCGAGCTTCACGGCGAATTTTGGGGTCGGGCCGCAAGGCGCCGTGCTGCTGCGGCCGGACGGCTTCATCGCCTGGCGTTCGGTTGGCGCGGTCGAGGATGCGACAGACGTCTTGACGCAGGCGTTGGCCCGTGTGCTGTGTCGGCCGATCGATCGCCAGCTCCTGAATGGAGTTGGCTTCGATCGAGTTGGTCTGGACCGACCTCATTTGGGCGAATTGCAACGCGGAGCCGCATGA
- a CDS encoding ATP synthase F1 subcomplex beta subunit — protein MAENSIGRVSQVIGAVVDVHFEGHLPAILNSLETDNRGSRLVLEVAQHLGESSVRCVAMDSTEGLVRGQLVKDTGLPITIPVGAGTLGRIMNVIGEPVDEEGPIPHEATRAIHQPAPSYVEQSTEAQILETGIKVVDLLAPYAKGGKIGLFGGAGVGKTVIIQELINNIAKAHGGYSVFAGVGERTREGNDLYHEFIESGVNKKGGGEGSKCALVYGQMNEPPGARARVGLTGLTVAESFRDEGQDVLFFVDNIFRFTQAGSEVSALLGRIPSAVGYQPTLATDMGALQERITTTHKGSITSVQAIYVPADDLTDPAPATSFAHLDATTVLSRSIAEKGIYPAVDPLDSTSRMLSPLVVGEEHYNVARQVQQILQRYKALQDIIAILGMDELSEEDKVAVARARKIERFLSQPFHVAEVFTGTPGKFVNLADTIKGFQGLCEGKYDHLPEPAFYMVGTIEEAVEKAQKLAASA, from the coding sequence ATGGCTGAGAATTCGATTGGACGAGTGTCGCAGGTGATCGGCGCGGTCGTCGACGTGCATTTCGAAGGGCATCTGCCCGCGATCCTGAACTCGCTCGAGACCGACAATCGCGGCTCGCGCCTGGTGCTCGAAGTGGCGCAGCATCTCGGCGAATCCTCGGTGCGCTGCGTCGCCATGGATTCCACCGAAGGCCTGGTGCGCGGCCAGCTGGTGAAGGATACCGGCCTGCCGATCACCATCCCGGTCGGGGCTGGCACGCTCGGGCGCATCATGAACGTCATCGGCGAGCCGGTGGACGAGGAAGGCCCCATCCCGCATGAGGCGACGCGCGCCATCCACCAGCCCGCGCCCTCCTATGTCGAGCAGTCGACCGAGGCCCAGATCCTCGAGACCGGCATCAAGGTCGTCGACCTCTTGGCGCCCTACGCCAAGGGCGGCAAGATCGGCCTGTTCGGCGGCGCCGGCGTCGGCAAGACGGTGATCATCCAGGAGCTGATCAACAACATCGCCAAGGCCCATGGCGGCTATTCGGTGTTCGCCGGCGTCGGCGAGCGCACCCGCGAGGGCAACGACCTCTATCACGAGTTCATCGAATCGGGCGTCAACAAGAAGGGCGGCGGCGAAGGCTCGAAATGCGCCCTCGTCTATGGGCAGATGAACGAGCCGCCGGGAGCGCGTGCCCGCGTCGGCCTCACCGGTCTCACGGTCGCCGAGAGCTTCCGCGACGAGGGCCAGGATGTGCTGTTCTTCGTCGACAACATCTTCCGCTTCACGCAAGCCGGCTCCGAAGTGTCGGCCTTGCTCGGCCGTATCCCCTCGGCGGTCGGCTATCAGCCGACGCTCGCCACCGATATGGGCGCGCTGCAGGAGCGCATCACCACTACCCACAAGGGCTCGATCACCTCGGTGCAGGCGATCTATGTGCCGGCCGACGATTTGACGGATCCGGCGCCCGCCACCTCCTTCGCCCATCTCGACGCCACCACGGTGCTGTCGCGCTCGATCGCCGAGAAGGGCATTTATCCTGCCGTCGATCCGCTCGATTCGACCTCGCGCATGCTCTCTCCGCTGGTCGTGGGCGAGGAGCATTACAATGTGGCGCGTCAGGTGCAGCAGATCCTGCAGCGCTACAAGGCGCTCCAGGACATCATCGCGATTCTCGGCATGGACGAGCTCTCCGAAGAGGACAAGGTTGCGGTGGCGCGCGCCCGCAAGATCGAGCGCTTCCTGTCGCAGCCCTTCCATGTCGCCGAGGTGTTCACCGGCACGCCCGGCAAGTTCGTGAACCTCGCCGACACCATCAAGGGCTTCCAGGGCCTTTGCGAAGGCAAATACGACCATCTGCCGGAGCCGGCCTTCTACATGGTCGGCACCATCGAGGAGGCGGTCGAGAAGGCCCAGAAGCTCGCGGCCTCGGCCTGA
- a CDS encoding chaperonin GroEL, producing MAAKEVRFSGDARDRMLRGIDILANAVRVTLGPKGRNVVLDKSFGAPRITKDGVTVAKEIELEDKFENMGAQMVREVASKTNDNAGDGTTTATVLAHAIVREGAKYVAAGMNPMDLKRGVDLAVTEAVKAIEKSSKKVKDSHEVAQVGTISANGDTSIGKMIAEAMQKVGNEGVITVEEAKSLETELDVVEGMQFDRGYLSPYFITNAEKMVAELEDPYILIHEKKLSSLQAMLPVLEAVVQTGKPLLIVAEDVEGEALATLVVNKLRGGLKVAAVKAPGFGDRRKAMLEDIAVLTAGEMIAEDLGIKLENVTLQMLGRAKKVRIEKENTTIIDGAGKKVQIQARVAQIKAQIEETTSDYDREKLQERLAKLAGGVAVIRVGGATEVEVKEKKDRVDDALNATRAAVEEGVVPGGGVALLRARRAVATLKSENDDVQAGINIVLKALESPIRQIAENAGVEGSIVVGKISDSKSATFGFNAQTEQYVDMIEAGIIDPAKVVRHALQDAASVASLLITTEAMIADRPKKESAAPAMPGGGGMGGMDF from the coding sequence ATGGCTGCTAAGGAAGTCCGTTTTTCGGGCGATGCGCGCGACAGGATGCTGCGCGGCATCGACATTCTGGCGAACGCGGTCCGCGTCACGCTCGGCCCCAAGGGCCGCAACGTCGTGCTCGACAAGAGCTTCGGCGCACCTCGCATCACCAAGGACGGCGTGACCGTCGCCAAGGAGATCGAGCTCGAGGACAAGTTCGAGAACATGGGCGCCCAGATGGTGCGCGAAGTGGCCTCGAAGACCAATGACAATGCCGGCGACGGCACCACGACCGCGACCGTTTTGGCCCATGCGATCGTGCGCGAAGGCGCCAAATACGTGGCGGCCGGCATGAACCCGATGGACCTCAAGCGCGGCGTCGATCTCGCCGTGACCGAGGCCGTCAAGGCGATCGAGAAGTCCTCCAAGAAGGTGAAGGACTCCCATGAGGTCGCGCAGGTCGGCACGATTTCGGCCAATGGCGACACCTCGATCGGCAAGATGATCGCCGAGGCGATGCAGAAGGTCGGCAATGAGGGCGTGATCACGGTCGAGGAGGCAAAGAGCCTCGAGACCGAGCTCGACGTCGTCGAAGGCATGCAGTTCGATCGCGGCTATCTCTCGCCTTACTTCATCACCAATGCCGAGAAGATGGTGGCCGAGCTCGAGGACCCCTACATCCTCATCCACGAGAAGAAGCTGTCCTCGCTGCAGGCGATGCTCCCCGTCCTCGAGGCGGTGGTGCAGACCGGCAAGCCGCTCCTCATCGTCGCCGAGGACGTCGAGGGCGAGGCGCTCGCCACGCTCGTCGTCAACAAGCTGCGCGGCGGCCTCAAGGTCGCGGCCGTGAAGGCGCCGGGCTTCGGTGACCGCCGCAAGGCCATGCTCGAGGACATCGCGGTCCTGACCGCCGGCGAGATGATCGCCGAAGACCTCGGCATCAAGCTCGAGAACGTGACGCTCCAGATGCTCGGTCGCGCCAAGAAGGTGCGCATCGAGAAGGAGAACACCACGATCATCGACGGCGCCGGCAAGAAGGTGCAGATCCAGGCCCGCGTCGCTCAGATCAAGGCCCAGATCGAGGAGACCACCTCCGACTATGACCGCGAGAAGCTCCAGGAGCGTCTTGCCAAGCTCGCGGGCGGCGTCGCGGTGATCCGCGTCGGCGGCGCGACCGAGGTCGAGGTGAAAGAGAAGAAGGACCGCGTCGACGACGCGCTCAACGCCACCCGCGCTGCGGTGGAAGAGGGCGTGGTGCCGGGCGGCGGTGTCGCTCTGCTGCGTGCCAGGCGCGCGGTCGCCACGCTCAAGAGCGAGAATGACGACGTGCAGGCCGGCATCAACATCGTGCTCAAGGCGCTCGAATCTCCGATCCGCCAGATCGCCGAGAATGCCGGCGTCGAGGGCTCGATCGTGGTCGGCAAGATCAGCGACTCGAAGTCGGCGACCTTCGGCTTCAACGCCCAGACCGAGCAGTATGTCGACATGATCGAGGCGGGCATCATCGACCCGGCCAAGGTCGTGCGTCACGCCCTGCAGGATGCGGCTTCGGTCGCCTCGCTCCTGATCACGACGGAGGCGATGATCGCCGATCGTCCGAAGAAGGAATCCGCGGCTCCGGCGATGCCGGGCGGCGGCGGCATGGGCGGCATGGACTTCTGA
- a CDS encoding chaperonin GroES has protein sequence MKFRPLHDRVVVRRLEGEEKTKGGIIIPDTAKEKPQEGEIIAVGSGARDESGKLVPLDVKAGDRILFGKWSGTEVKIDGEDLLIMKESDIMGVLEMSASRKKAA, from the coding sequence ATGAAGTTTCGTCCGCTGCACGACCGAGTCGTCGTTCGCCGCCTCGAGGGCGAGGAAAAGACCAAGGGCGGCATCATCATTCCCGACACCGCCAAGGAGAAGCCGCAAGAGGGCGAGATCATCGCGGTGGGCTCCGGCGCCCGCGACGAGAGCGGCAAGCTCGTTCCGCTCGACGTCAAGGCCGGCGATCGCATCCTGTTCGGCAAGTGGTCCGGCACCGAGGTGAAGATCGACGGCGAGGATCTCCTCATCATGAAGGAGAGCGACATCATGGGCGTGCTCGAGATGTCGGCCTCTCGCAAGAAGGCCGCCTGA
- a CDS encoding ATP synthase F1 subcomplex alpha subunit — protein MDIRAAEISAILKEQIKNFGQEAEVSEVGQVLSVGDGIARCYGLDKVQAGEMVEFENGTRGMALNLETDNVGVVIFGSDQEIKEGQTVKRTGAIVDVPVGKGLLGRVVDALGNPIDGKGPIQSSERRRVDVKAPGIIPRKSVHEPMATGLKAIDALIPIGRGQRELIIGDRQTGKTAVALDTILNQKPLNQGNDESQKLYCVYVAIGQKRSTVAQFVKVLEEHGALEYSIIVAATASDPAPMQFLAPFSGCTMGEFFRDNGMHAVMIYDDLSKQAVAYRQMSLLLRRPPGREAYPGDVFYLHSRLLERAAKLNEANKAGSLTALPIIETQANDVSAYIPTNVISITDGQIFLETDLFFQGIRPAVNVGLSVSRVGSSAQTKAMKKVAGKIKGELAQYREMAAFAQFGSDLDATTQRLLNRGARLTELLKQAQFSPLKMEEQVCVIYAGVNGYLDPLALNRVKAFEDGLLATLRSSHADILEDIRATKDLTDATGAKLKGVVESFTKSFA, from the coding sequence ATGGATATCCGCGCCGCAGAAATTTCCGCTATCCTGAAGGAGCAGATCAAGAATTTCGGCCAGGAGGCGGAAGTCTCCGAAGTCGGCCAGGTTCTTTCGGTCGGTGACGGCATCGCGCGCTGCTATGGCCTCGACAAGGTCCAGGCCGGCGAGATGGTCGAGTTCGAGAACGGCACGCGCGGCATGGCGCTCAATCTCGAGACCGACAATGTCGGCGTCGTGATCTTCGGCTCCGACCAGGAGATCAAGGAAGGCCAGACGGTCAAGCGCACCGGCGCCATCGTGGACGTGCCGGTCGGCAAGGGCCTGCTCGGCCGCGTGGTCGACGCGCTCGGCAACCCGATCGACGGCAAGGGGCCGATCCAGTCGAGCGAGCGGCGCCGCGTCGACGTCAAGGCGCCCGGCATCATCCCGCGCAAATCCGTGCATGAGCCGATGGCGACCGGCCTCAAGGCCATCGACGCCCTCATCCCGATCGGGCGCGGCCAGCGCGAGCTGATCATCGGCGACCGCCAAACCGGCAAGACCGCCGTCGCCCTCGACACCATCCTCAACCAGAAGCCGCTCAACCAGGGCAATGACGAGAGCCAGAAGCTCTATTGCGTCTATGTGGCGATCGGCCAGAAGCGCTCGACCGTGGCGCAATTCGTCAAGGTGCTCGAAGAGCATGGCGCGCTCGAATATTCGATCATCGTGGCGGCGACCGCCTCCGATCCCGCCCCGATGCAGTTCCTCGCCCCCTTCTCGGGCTGCACCATGGGCGAGTTCTTCCGCGACAACGGCATGCATGCCGTGATGATCTATGACGATCTCTCCAAGCAGGCCGTCGCTTATCGCCAGATGTCGCTCCTGCTGCGCCGCCCGCCCGGCCGCGAAGCCTATCCGGGCGACGTGTTCTACCTGCATTCGCGCCTGCTCGAGCGGGCAGCGAAGCTCAACGAGGCCAACAAGGCCGGCTCCTTGACGGCGCTGCCGATCATCGAGACGCAGGCGAACGACGTGTCGGCCTATATCCCGACCAATGTCATCTCGATCACCGACGGCCAGATCTTCCTCGAGACCGATCTGTTCTTCCAGGGCATCCGGCCGGCCGTGAATGTCGGCCTCTCGGTGTCGCGCGTCGGCTCCTCGGCACAGACCAAAGCGATGAAGAAGGTCGCCGGCAAGATCAAGGGCGAGCTCGCCCAATATCGCGAGATGGCGGCCTTCGCCCAGTTCGGTTCGGATCTCGACGCCACGACCCAGCGCCTCCTGAACCGTGGCGCGCGCCTGACCGAGCTGCTCAAGCAGGCTCAGTTCTCGCCGCTGAAGATGGAAGAGCAGGTCTGCGTGATCTATGCCGGCGTCAACGGCTATCTCGATCCGCTCGCCCTCAACCGGGTCAAGGCCTTCGAAGACGGGCTTCTCGCGACGCTGCGCTCGAGCCACGCCGATATCCTCGAGGATATCCGCGCCACGAAGGACCTCACGGATGCGACCGGCGCCAAACTCAAGGGCGTCGTCGAGAGCTTCACGAAGTCGTTCGCCTGA
- a CDS encoding ATP synthase F1 subcomplex delta subunit, producing the protein MAQVETSMSGVAGRYAAALFELACESGKTEAVSGDLKRFAGFIDGSADLRRLVASPVFTAEQQQAAVGAILDKAEIGGIAANFIRLVAQKRRLFVLPAMMRAYEALLAAKKGIVPAEVTVAEAMPDQLLAELKSALAKTAGKDVSLAVKINPDIIGGMVVKLGHRMFDASLKTKLNALRVAMREVN; encoded by the coding sequence GTGGCTCAAGTCGAAACGAGCATGTCGGGCGTGGCCGGCCGCTATGCCGCCGCGTTGTTTGAGCTTGCCTGCGAAAGCGGCAAGACGGAGGCCGTATCGGGCGATCTCAAGCGCTTCGCCGGCTTTATCGACGGGAGCGCCGATCTGCGGCGGCTCGTCGCCAGCCCGGTGTTCACGGCCGAGCAGCAGCAGGCCGCGGTCGGCGCTATCCTGGACAAAGCGGAGATCGGCGGCATCGCGGCGAATTTCATCCGGCTCGTGGCGCAGAAGCGCCGCCTGTTCGTACTCCCCGCGATGATGCGCGCCTATGAGGCGCTGCTCGCCGCGAAGAAGGGGATCGTGCCCGCCGAGGTCACCGTCGCCGAGGCGATGCCCGATCAATTGCTCGCCGAACTGAAATCGGCGCTCGCCAAGACGGCCGGCAAGGATGTGTCCCTCGCCGTGAAGATCAATCCCGACATCATCGGCGGCATGGTCGTGAAGCTCGGCCACCGCATGTTCGATGCGTCCTTGAAAACCAAGCTCAACGCGCTGCGCGTTGCGATGCGAGAGGTCAACTGA
- a CDS encoding DNA-binding transcriptional regulator, PadR family has translation MSRKSSNPLALAVLSCLFERPMHPYEMATTLRERHKDESIKLNYGSLYAVVEGLQRRRLIVASETMREGNRPERTVYRLTDAGRVELIDWLSELLSEPTKEFTQFEAGLSLMPVLSPEDVVKLLDERRKRLEIEIAQAASLRGLLSPELPRLFYVEAEYRSRLKEAELAFVRSLIDDIATGKLEGLDLWRGFHTDIAKPEEAPEVPIERESERD, from the coding sequence ATGAGCCGCAAATCCTCGAACCCTCTGGCGCTCGCGGTGCTGTCCTGCCTCTTCGAGCGGCCGATGCACCCATACGAGATGGCGACGACGCTGCGCGAGCGCCACAAGGATGAGAGCATCAAGCTCAATTACGGCTCGCTCTATGCGGTCGTCGAAGGCTTGCAGCGCCGCCGCCTGATCGTCGCCAGCGAGACGATGCGCGAGGGCAACCGTCCCGAGCGCACCGTTTATCGCCTTACCGACGCCGGCCGGGTCGAGCTGATCGACTGGCTGAGCGAGCTCTTATCCGAGCCCACCAAGGAATTCACCCAGTTCGAGGCCGGGCTGTCGCTGATGCCGGTGCTGTCGCCGGAGGATGTGGTGAAGCTCCTCGACGAACGCCGCAAGCGCCTCGAGATCGAGATCGCGCAGGCCGCCTCCTTGCGCGGGCTGCTATCACCCGAGCTGCCGCGCCTCTTCTATGTCGAGGCCGAATATCGCTCGAGGCTCAAGGAGGCCGAGCTCGCTTTTGTGCGCAGCCTCATCGACGACATCGCCACTGGCAAGCTCGAAGGCCTCGATCTCTGGCGCGGATTCCATACCGACATCGCGAAGCCGGAAGAGGCGCCCGAGGTGCCGATTGAGAGGGAATCGGAGCGGGATTAG
- a CDS encoding PH domain-containing protein, producing the protein MNYVDQSLGEGEVVRHVTRKHWIIFVVPVFQIVIALILAGLGYKIGDIWVWFGWLMKMLGLILLILGALHFLGAWLVRVTTELAVTDRKVIGKWGLIARRTIEQRLQKVDSIEVEQTILGRILGYGTVEVRGSGVSMTPLRLIGDPLTFRRRVEDAMNAAKT; encoded by the coding sequence ATGAACTATGTTGATCAGTCGCTCGGCGAAGGCGAAGTCGTCAGACATGTCACCCGCAAGCACTGGATCATCTTCGTGGTGCCGGTCTTCCAGATCGTCATCGCGCTCATCCTCGCCGGCCTCGGCTACAAGATCGGCGATATCTGGGTTTGGTTCGGCTGGCTGATGAAGATGTTGGGTCTGATCCTGCTCATCCTCGGCGCCCTGCATTTCCTCGGGGCGTGGCTTGTGCGCGTCACCACCGAGCTCGCCGTGACCGACCGCAAGGTGATCGGCAAATGGGGGCTGATCGCGCGGCGCACCATCGAGCAGCGCCTGCAGAAAGTCGATTCGATCGAGGTCGAGCAGACGATCCTCGGCCGCATCCTCGGCTACGGCACCGTCGAGGTGCGCGGCTCGGGCGTCAGCATGACGCCGCTGCGCCTGATCGGCGATCCCCTGACCTTCCGCCGCCGCGTCGAAGACGCGATGAATGCGGCCAAGACTTGA
- a CDS encoding ATP synthase F1 subcomplex gamma subunit encodes MPSLKSLRTRIASVKATQKITKAMQMVAAAKLRRAQLAAEAARPYASRMQRVLTNLASGVPATSAPPLLAGTGSDRRHLFVVCTAERGLCGAFNSSIARLARDRANALIAEGKSVKFICVGKKGFDQLKRQFEKDIHEVVDLRAVKQIGFGNAQAIGQKVIERFENSEYDVATLFYSRFRSVIQQIPTAQRIIPADTSAAEATPDTAAPVNYEFEPDEAEILSSLLPRNVGVQIYRALLENVASEMGAKMSAMDSATRNAGEMIKKQTTLYNRTRQAMITKELIEIISGAEAL; translated from the coding sequence ATGCCGAGCTTGAAATCGCTGCGCACCCGCATCGCCTCCGTGAAGGCGACGCAGAAGATCACCAAGGCGATGCAGATGGTCGCGGCCGCGAAGCTGCGCCGGGCCCAGCTCGCCGCCGAGGCGGCGCGCCCCTATGCGTCACGCATGCAGCGCGTGCTGACCAATCTCGCCTCCGGCGTCCCGGCCACCTCGGCGCCGCCCCTGCTCGCCGGCACCGGTTCCGACAGGCGCCATCTCTTCGTCGTCTGCACCGCCGAGCGCGGCCTGTGCGGCGCTTTCAACTCCTCGATCGCACGCCTGGCGCGCGACCGTGCCAATGCGCTGATCGCCGAAGGCAAGAGCGTCAAGTTCATCTGCGTCGGCAAAAAGGGCTTCGACCAGCTCAAGCGGCAGTTCGAGAAGGACATCCACGAGGTCGTCGACCTGCGCGCAGTCAAGCAGATCGGTTTCGGCAACGCCCAGGCGATCGGCCAGAAGGTGATCGAGCGCTTCGAGAACAGCGAATACGACGTTGCGACCTTGTTCTATTCGCGCTTCCGCTCGGTGATCCAACAGATCCCGACGGCGCAGCGCATCATCCCGGCCGATACCAGCGCCGCGGAAGCTACGCCGGACACGGCCGCGCCTGTGAATTACGAATTCGAGCCCGACGAAGCCGAGATCCTCTCCTCGCTGTTGCCGCGCAATGTCGGCGTGCAGATCTACCGCGCCCTCCTCGAGAACGTCGCCTCCGAGATGGGCGCCAAGATGAGCGCCATGGATTCGGCGACCCGCAATGCCGGCGAGATGATCAAGAAGCAGACGACTTTGTACAACCGCACCCGCCAGGCGATGATCACCAAGGAACTGATCGAGATCATCTCGGGCGCCGAGGCCCTGTAG
- a CDS encoding peroxiredoxin, Ohr subfamily has protein sequence MQPLYHTGATSEGGRNGRANLAEGGLGLAMALPKSMGGNGKGANPEQLFALGYSACFNQAILVVGGQHKVDVQRAEVTVDVDLGKTDAGGFGLSVAIKVRLPGVDAAKAKEIVDGAHKICPYSNATRGNIPVTLEVV, from the coding sequence ATGCAACCGCTTTATCATACTGGCGCGACCTCCGAGGGCGGCCGCAACGGGCGCGCCAATCTCGCCGAGGGCGGGCTCGGCCTCGCCATGGCGCTGCCGAAATCGATGGGCGGCAACGGCAAGGGGGCTAATCCCGAGCAGCTGTTCGCGCTCGGCTATTCGGCTTGCTTCAACCAGGCCATCCTGGTGGTGGGCGGGCAGCACAAGGTCGATGTGCAGCGGGCCGAGGTGACCGTCGATGTCGACCTCGGCAAGACGGATGCCGGGGGCTTCGGCCTCTCGGTCGCCATCAAGGTGCGCCTGCCGGGCGTCGACGCGGCGAAAGCCAAGGAGATCGTCGACGGCGCCCACAAGATCTGTCCATATTCGAATGCGACGCGGGGCAATATCCCGGTCACGCTCGAAGTCGTCTGA
- a CDS encoding ATP synthase F1 subcomplex epsilon subunit: MATFQFELVSPDQLLYSAEVESVVVPGTEGEFTVLPNHAAVVTSLRNGGVILVNGAESSKEFAVFGGIAEVTNSSLTILAERTTPLKDVTTEVLDKDILTAQTYLEAARNEDEKRVLSEKIAQLEEFRHVVASRHAS; encoded by the coding sequence ATGGCAACCTTCCAGTTCGAGCTCGTCTCGCCGGATCAGCTCCTCTATTCGGCCGAGGTGGAGAGCGTCGTGGTGCCGGGCACCGAGGGCGAGTTCACCGTCCTGCCCAATCACGCCGCGGTCGTCACCTCGCTGCGCAATGGCGGAGTGATCCTGGTCAACGGCGCCGAGTCCTCGAAGGAGTTCGCGGTGTTCGGCGGCATCGCCGAGGTGACCAATTCGAGCCTCACCATCCTCGCCGAGCGCACCACGCCCCTGAAGGACGTGACGACCGAGGTGCTCGACAAGGACATCCTCACGGCCCAGACCTATCTCGAAGCCGCCCGCAACGAGGATGAGAAGCGCGTTCTGAGCGAGAAGATCGCCCAGCTCGAAGAGTTCCGTCACGTCGTGGCATCGCGCCACGCGAGCTGA